In Ruminococcaceae bacterium R-25, one genomic interval encodes:
- a CDS encoding large subunit ribosomal protein L33 codes for MAKAGARDKLTLACTECKQRNYQTYKNKKNNTERLELKKYCPFCRKHTVHRESK; via the coding sequence ATGGCAAAGGCCGGAGCTCGCGATAAGCTTACTCTCGCATGCACAGAGTGCAAGCAGAGAAACTATCAGACATACAAGAACAAGAAGAACAATACAGAGAGATTAGAGCTCAAAAAGTATTGCCCCTTCTGCCGTAAGCACACAGTTCACAGGGAATCCAAGTAA
- a CDS encoding histidinol-phosphate aminotransferase, whose protein sequence is MSKYWNKLINDIEPYVAGEQPKPGQKVIKLNTNENPYPPTPKVKEALDSFNLADLRLYPDTNSTIVMQAAAKFDGVSEKNIFCGNGSDEVLAIAFQTFFEKKALTGLPVLMPDYSYSFYPVFSEFYDIRRKTIPLKEDFRLDPNDYIGVPNCGIVFANPNAPTSRAIAVEDCAKIAEANPDSVVIVDEAYVAFEEKYESAVSLIGKYKNVCVIRTLSKAFSLAGIRLGYAVGSEELIEGLKRARDSFNSYPVDRLAQVVAEAALLDVDYYNETRTKIIATRERIVKELKEIGFTMPPSSANFVYAKPPVDCGTLYQNLRNKGILVRYFNKPVLNEYLRITIGTDEEMDELIKAIKEEVRNAENS, encoded by the coding sequence TTGAGTAAATATTGGAACAAATTAATCAATGACATAGAGCCTTACGTCGCAGGCGAGCAGCCGAAACCGGGCCAGAAGGTGATAAAGCTCAACACAAACGAGAATCCTTATCCGCCCACGCCCAAGGTCAAGGAAGCTCTGGATAGTTTCAACCTTGCTGACTTAAGGCTCTATCCTGATACGAATTCTACGATCGTTATGCAGGCAGCTGCCAAGTTCGACGGCGTGAGCGAAAAGAATATCTTCTGCGGCAACGGATCTGACGAAGTCCTTGCCATAGCTTTCCAGACATTCTTCGAAAAGAAGGCTCTCACAGGACTTCCCGTCCTGATGCCTGATTACAGCTACAGCTTCTATCCGGTATTTTCGGAATTCTACGATATCAGAAGAAAGACCATCCCTCTGAAGGAAGACTTCAGGCTTGATCCCAATGACTATATCGGAGTTCCCAACTGCGGTATCGTTTTCGCAAACCCCAATGCGCCTACATCAAGGGCGATCGCAGTTGAAGACTGCGCGAAGATCGCAGAAGCAAATCCCGATTCTGTAGTTATCGTGGACGAAGCTTATGTGGCATTCGAAGAAAAGTACGAGTCGGCAGTATCCCTTATCGGCAAGTACAAGAACGTCTGCGTTATAAGGACTCTGTCGAAAGCTTTTTCGCTCGCGGGAATAAGACTCGGTTATGCCGTAGGTTCGGAGGAACTTATCGAAGGACTTAAGAGGGCAAGAGACTCATTTAACTCCTATCCTGTTGACCGCCTTGCCCAGGTGGTAGCTGAAGCTGCGCTTCTTGATGTCGATTACTACAATGAGACGCGCACGAAAATAATTGCTACCAGAGAACGCATAGTAAAGGAGCTTAAGGAGATCGGTTTTACTATGCCTCCTTCATCGGCAAACTTTGTATATGCAAAACCTCCGGTGGATTGCGGAACACTGTACCAAAATCTCCGCAATAAAGGTATACTTGTAAGATATTTCAATAAGCCCGTGCTTAACGAATACCTGAGGATTACGATAGGCACAGATGAAGAGATGGACGAGCTTATAAAAGCCATCAAAGAGGAGGTCCGAAATGCCGAGAACAGCTGA
- a CDS encoding imidazoleglycerol-phosphate dehydratase: protein MPRTAEIARQTKETDIKVSINLDGKGENKIDTGIGFFDHMLTALSKHSGIDMDIFCKGDLQVDAHHSVEDVGIVLGQALNKALGDKVGIRRYGSASIPMDEALGTCSLDISGRAYLVFDCKFADEFCGTMDTQLFEEFFRSFAFNAGITLHIACPYGANDHHKAEAMFKALARALREATEIDPRFEGQIISTKGAL from the coding sequence ATGCCGAGAACAGCTGAGATCGCGAGACAGACAAAAGAGACTGACATCAAGGTTTCCATTAATCTTGACGGCAAGGGCGAGAACAAGATCGATACAGGTATCGGTTTCTTCGACCATATGCTCACTGCTCTTTCCAAGCACTCCGGTATCGACATGGATATCTTCTGCAAGGGCGATCTTCAGGTTGATGCTCATCACTCGGTAGAGGATGTCGGCATCGTTTTGGGCCAGGCATTAAACAAGGCTCTGGGTGACAAGGTCGGCATCAGACGTTACGGTTCAGCTTCCATCCCTATGGATGAGGCACTCGGCACATGCTCACTTGATATCTCAGGCAGGGCTTATCTTGTATTTGACTGCAAGTTCGCGGACGAGTTCTGCGGAACCATGGATACACAGCTTTTCGAAGAGTTCTTCAGAAGCTTTGCTTTCAATGCCGGAATCACACTGCACATCGCATGCCCTTATGGCGCTAACGATCACCACAAGGCAGAGGCTATGTTCAAGGCATTGGCAAGGGCTTTGAGGGAAGCAACAGAGATTGATCCCAGATTTGAGGGCCAGATCATCTCGACAAAAGGCGCATTATAA
- a CDS encoding phosphoribosyl-AMP cyclohydrolase, with the protein MNTNTDPHAMWAKMKKNSDGLVPAITQDYENGQVLMMAYMNEEAFCLTCETGYMYYYSRSRDTLWKKGETSGHVQKVIEAYIDCDKDTLLYKIDQTGAACHTGNRTCFYTELNNWDLTQNEEE; encoded by the coding sequence ATGAATACCAACACCGACCCTCACGCAATGTGGGCCAAGATGAAGAAGAATTCCGACGGGCTGGTTCCCGCCATCACCCAGGACTACGAAAACGGCCAGGTCCTCATGATGGCTTACATGAATGAAGAGGCATTCTGTCTTACCTGCGAAACAGGATATATGTATTATTATTCCAGATCCAGGGATACACTATGGAAGAAGGGCGAGACTTCAGGTCATGTCCAGAAAGTCATTGAGGCTTATATCGACTGTGACAAAGATACGCTCCTTTATAAGATCGACCAGACGGGAGCTGCGTGCCACACCGGAAACAGGACATGTTTTTATACAGAACTTAACAATTGGGATCTGACCCAAAATGAGGAGGAATAA
- a CDS encoding preprotein translocase SecE subunit, translated as MADNKGNFFKRLGKKISDVFAELKRVTWPTGEKLAKTAAVVLLVIVFFAVYLTLIGNGGRWILDKVGFYDVVETTATTTTEAAETTAATEASESATETESSAEG; from the coding sequence ATGGCTGATAATAAAGGTAATTTTTTCAAGCGCCTTGGCAAGAAGATTTCTGATGTATTTGCAGAGTTAAAGCGCGTTACGTGGCCTACAGGCGAGAAGCTTGCTAAGACCGCTGCAGTTGTTTTGCTCGTTATCGTTTTCTTCGCTGTTTACCTTACATTGATCGGTAACGGCGGACGCTGGATCCTCGACAAGGTTGGTTTCTACGATGTAGTAGAGACAACAGCTACAACGACTACCGAGGCTGCAGAGACAACAGCTGCTACTGAAGCATCTGAAAGCGCAACGGAAACTGAGTCTTCAGCAGAAGGCTGA
- a CDS encoding cyclase, producing MLTKRIIPCLDVKDGRVVKGVNFVSLRDAGDPVECAKTYNASGADELVFLDITATIESRGTTVEMARRVANEVFIPFTIGGGIRTVEDIRELLNAGADKVSLNSAAVKNPEFVKEAADMFGSQCIVCAIDVKARETGFPSGYEVVIAGGTKPTGIDALEWAKKAVSLGAGEILLTSMDKDGTKSGYDNKITALISESVGVPVIASGGAGSMKDFADAVNIGKADAVLAASLFHFGEIKISDLKDYLEGEGIPVRRV from the coding sequence ATGCTTACAAAACGTATAATCCCATGTCTGGACGTTAAAGACGGCAGAGTCGTCAAAGGCGTTAACTTCGTATCCTTAAGAGATGCAGGCGATCCTGTCGAGTGCGCCAAAACATATAATGCATCAGGTGCTGACGAGCTCGTTTTCCTGGATATCACGGCTACGATCGAATCCCGTGGAACTACAGTCGAGATGGCAAGAAGAGTTGCCAACGAGGTATTTATTCCTTTTACTATCGGCGGCGGTATCAGGACTGTAGAAGATATAAGAGAACTTCTTAATGCAGGCGCTGACAAGGTTTCTTTAAACTCAGCGGCAGTCAAGAATCCTGAATTCGTAAAGGAAGCAGCAGACATGTTCGGTTCGCAGTGCATTGTCTGCGCAATTGACGTAAAGGCAAGGGAAACGGGTTTCCCTTCAGGTTATGAAGTAGTTATCGCAGGCGGCACAAAGCCTACAGGCATCGATGCTCTTGAGTGGGCAAAAAAGGCCGTATCCCTGGGTGCCGGAGAGATCCTGCTCACATCCATGGATAAGGACGGAACAAAGTCCGGTTACGATAACAAGATCACGGCGCTTATCTCAGAGAGCGTCGGAGTTCCGGTAATAGCTTCAGGCGGAGCAGGTTCCATGAAGGATTTTGCTGATGCCGTCAATATCGGAAAAGCTGATGCGGTTCTTGCAGCAAGCCTTTTCCACTTCGGCGAGATCAAGATCTCCGACCTTAAGGATTATCTTGAAGGCGAAGGCATTCCCGTAAGGAGAGTTTAA
- a CDS encoding LSU ribosomal protein L11P, whose protein sequence is MAKKVTGYVKLQIPAGKATPAPPVGPALGQHGINIAGFVKEFNERTAKDAGLIIPVIITVYADRSFTFITKTPPVPVLLKKTAKIEKASGRPNTEKVATVTWEDCLKIAEIKMPDVNAADVEACARMVAGTARSMGIVVKKD, encoded by the coding sequence ATGGCTAAAAAAGTCACAGGTTATGTAAAGCTTCAGATACCTGCAGGCAAAGCAACACCCGCGCCGCCGGTCGGACCAGCTCTTGGACAGCACGGTATCAACATTGCCGGCTTCGTCAAAGAGTTCAATGAGAGAACAGCTAAGGACGCAGGTCTCATCATTCCTGTAATCATTACAGTTTATGCTGACCGTTCGTTCACGTTCATCACGAAGACTCCGCCGGTACCGGTACTTCTTAAGAAGACCGCTAAGATCGAGAAGGCTTCGGGAAGACCTAATACAGAAAAGGTTGCAACAGTTACTTGGGAAGACTGCTTGAAGATCGCTGAGATCAAGATGCCTGACGTTAACGCTGCTGATGTAGAAGCATGCGCTAGAATGGTTGCAGGTACAGCACGTTCCATGGGTATCGTTGTAAAGAAAGACTAA
- a CDS encoding glutamine amidotransferase: protein MIAIVDYGMGNLGSVEKALKHIGSDCKITSDANDLYDAEGIILPGVGSFAPAMDELISRDLVNPLIDSAYSGKPFLGICLGMQLMLEGSEENLIDRRETKGVVSGLGIIPGFVRRFPDNGLKVPQMGWNNLTNVTGRLLKEGDYVYFVHSYFCQPDNASDIAATTEYGITYCASFEHDNIFGMQFHPEKSGEAGLNILRKFVAETKK, encoded by the coding sequence TTGATTGCAATAGTAGATTACGGAATGGGCAATTTAGGCTCTGTCGAGAAAGCGTTAAAGCATATCGGCAGTGACTGCAAGATCACATCTGATGCAAACGATCTTTACGATGCTGAGGGCATCATTCTTCCCGGCGTGGGAAGCTTTGCTCCGGCTATGGACGAGCTCATTTCACGGGATCTTGTTAATCCTCTTATCGACAGTGCATATTCAGGCAAGCCTTTCCTGGGCATCTGCCTCGGCATGCAGCTCATGCTTGAAGGTTCTGAAGAAAACCTGATCGACAGGAGAGAGACAAAGGGCGTAGTATCCGGCCTCGGCATTATTCCGGGCTTTGTAAGACGTTTCCCTGATAACGGCCTTAAGGTTCCGCAGATGGGATGGAATAATCTTACGAACGTAACCGGAAGACTTCTTAAAGAAGGCGACTATGTTTACTTCGTCCACTCTTATTTCTGCCAGCCCGACAATGCCTCCGATATAGCTGCAACGACAGAATACGGCATCACATATTGCGCATCTTTCGAGCACGACAATATTTTCGGAATGCAGTTCCATCCCGAAAAGAGCGGCGAGGCAGGACTCAATATCCTTAGAAAATTTGTAGCGGAGACCAAAAAATGA
- a CDS encoding 1-(5-phosphoribosyl)-5-[(5-phosphoribosylamino)methylideneamino] imidazole-4-carboxamide isomerase, with product MIILPAIDLIGGKCVRLKQGRYDDVTVYNDSPLDQAFSFKEAGAAWIHVVDLDAAKSGVPENHEIIKEIAVKTGLKVDTGGGIRNMDTLAKWIEEYGVSRAVLGTAAVKDPEFTRKAIERFGDKVAIGIDAHDGFVSVDGWTADSELKAVDFALKCKEIGATTVVFTDIARDGMLTGPAVAATKELVEKTGLNVIASGGIGSNEDVDLIKTSGCAGVIIGKAIYEGKVDLARCLQNV from the coding sequence ATGATCATATTACCCGCAATAGATCTCATCGGCGGCAAATGCGTCAGGCTCAAGCAGGGCAGATATGACGACGTTACCGTCTATAACGATTCACCTCTGGACCAGGCTTTCAGTTTCAAGGAAGCAGGTGCTGCATGGATCCATGTAGTCGATCTCGATGCAGCGAAAAGCGGTGTTCCCGAAAACCATGAGATAATCAAGGAGATCGCTGTAAAGACCGGCCTTAAGGTCGACACGGGCGGCGGAATCCGCAATATGGATACACTCGCAAAGTGGATCGAAGAATACGGAGTATCAAGAGCAGTCTTGGGTACTGCCGCAGTCAAGGATCCCGAGTTTACGAGAAAGGCAATCGAGAGATTCGGTGACAAGGTCGCGATCGGCATCGATGCACACGACGGTTTCGTATCAGTCGACGGCTGGACGGCAGATTCCGAGCTCAAGGCTGTTGATTTTGCTCTTAAGTGCAAAGAAATCGGTGCAACTACGGTTGTATTTACAGATATCGCAAGAGACGGCATGCTTACAGGACCTGCCGTTGCTGCAACAAAAGAACTGGTCGAAAAGACCGGCCTTAACGTTATCGCTTCGGGCGGAATCGGATCTAATGAAGACGTTGATCTTATCAAGACTTCCGGCTGCGCTGGCGTCATCATCGGCAAGGCAATATACGAAGGAAAGGTGGACCTGGCAAGATGCTTACAAAACGTATAA
- a CDS encoding transcription antitermination protein nusG — MPDNNEAKWYIIHTFGGYEKKVKTSIENYAKAQDMENIIQEVYLPTDVVVETKNGKRKEVEKLRFPNYIFLKLVYGNNDKVDKDLWYKIRNTNGVTGFVAPDPNKPTPMTEEDLVKMGLIIPSTVEVDYRIGDLIIITDGPFKDSKAIVKDINEEKQQVTVTVSMFGRETPVTLDFIKVRKV, encoded by the coding sequence ATGCCGGATAATAATGAAGCCAAGTGGTATATAATTCATACCTTCGGCGGATATGAGAAGAAAGTTAAGACTTCCATAGAGAATTATGCTAAGGCCCAGGATATGGAGAACATTATCCAGGAGGTCTATTTGCCGACCGATGTAGTTGTTGAGACTAAGAACGGCAAGCGTAAGGAAGTTGAGAAGCTGAGATTCCCCAACTATATCTTCTTGAAGCTCGTTTACGGCAACAACGATAAGGTTGATAAGGATCTCTGGTACAAGATCCGTAATACCAATGGTGTTACGGGCTTCGTAGCACCTGACCCGAACAAGCCCACTCCGATGACGGAAGAAGACTTGGTAAAGATGGGTCTCATTATTCCTTCAACTGTTGAAGTTGATTATCGCATCGGCGATCTTATCATCATCACAGACGGTCCTTTCAAGGATAGCAAGGCTATCGTTAAGGACATCAATGAAGAGAAGCAGCAGGTTACTGTTACGGTATCAATGTTCGGCCGTGAGACACCTGTAACGCTCGACTTCATAAAGGTAAGAAAAGTTTAA
- a CDS encoding phosphoribosyl-ATP pyrophosphatase, producing MDIMRELYSVILDRKEHPVEGSYTNYLFDKGTDKISKKLGEEAVEVVIAASQRDRKATIQEIADLEYHLLVLMADRGITLDDVEAELRSRRG from the coding sequence ATGGATATCATGAGAGAGCTTTACAGTGTAATTTTGGACCGCAAGGAACATCCCGTTGAGGGTTCTTATACAAATTACCTTTTCGACAAGGGAACAGACAAGATCTCCAAAAAGCTCGGTGAAGAGGCAGTAGAGGTCGTTATCGCTGCTTCCCAGAGAGACCGTAAAGCTACGATCCAGGAGATCGCAGATCTCGAATATCATCTTTTGGTCCTCATGGCTGACAGAGGCATCACATTGGATGATGTCGAGGCTGAACTCAGATCGCGCAGAGGTTGA
- a CDS encoding phosphoribosylaminoimidazole-succinocarboxamide synthase: MLIKDTDFIDQPMLSKGKVRNIYDLGDSLLLVVTDRISAFDVIFDELIPDKGRVLSSISEFWFDFTKDIIPNHVITTDVSKYPMGFDKYKEELQGRSMLVKKAQMLPAECIVRGYLEGSALKEYKKSGTVGGIKMPEGMLQGDKLPEPLFTPSTKADEGHDINITYEQLVDLIGEADASALRDASLALYKKVSEFALTKGLILADTKFEFGKIDGVLTVCDEMFTPDSSRFWDAAEYEPGHAQKSFDKQFLREWLETLDWDKTYPAPHLPQEIIDKTAEKYRECYSRITGKEI, encoded by the coding sequence ATGCTTATTAAGGATACTGATTTTATCGATCAGCCGATGCTCTCAAAGGGCAAGGTCAGAAACATCTACGATCTCGGTGATTCACTTCTTCTGGTCGTTACAGACAGAATCTCAGCTTTCGACGTTATTTTCGATGAGCTGATCCCTGACAAGGGAAGAGTTCTCTCTTCTATTTCTGAGTTCTGGTTTGATTTCACAAAGGACATCATTCCGAACCATGTAATCACAACTGATGTTTCAAAGTATCCTATGGGATTCGACAAGTATAAGGAAGAGCTCCAGGGAAGATCCATGCTCGTTAAGAAGGCACAGATGCTTCCTGCAGAGTGCATCGTTAGAGGCTATCTCGAAGGTTCTGCTCTTAAGGAATACAAGAAGTCCGGCACAGTCGGCGGAATCAAGATGCCTGAGGGCATGCTCCAGGGCGACAAGCTCCCTGAGCCTTTGTTCACACCTTCAACCAAGGCTGACGAGGGCCACGACATCAACATCACATATGAGCAGCTCGTAGACCTTATCGGCGAAGCTGACGCTTCCGCTTTAAGAGACGCTTCACTTGCTCTCTATAAGAAGGTTTCCGAGTTCGCACTCACAAAGGGCCTTATCCTTGCTGATACAAAGTTCGAGTTCGGTAAGATCGACGGCGTCCTCACAGTATGCGACGAGATGTTCACACCTGACTCTTCAAGATTCTGGGATGCAGCAGAGTATGAGCCCGGCCACGCACAGAAGAGCTTCGACAAGCAGTTCTTAAGAGAGTGGCTCGAGACACTCGACTGGGATAAGACATATCCTGCTCCGCACCTCCCTCAGGAGATCATCGACAAAACAGCTGAAAAGTACCGTGAGTGCTACTCACGTATAACAGGAAAGGAAATCTGA